A stretch of Schistocerca americana isolate TAMUIC-IGC-003095 chromosome 3, iqSchAmer2.1, whole genome shotgun sequence DNA encodes these proteins:
- the LOC124607007 gene encoding zinc finger protein 865-like codes for MWCHIALQIYQDLSNPYHTESLLYCISKVHQNAIKQIIRMSWLISVSDQVGGFFFLSQYAALYVVLVSVYSEITVNFSGTFFCSRCGRSYSSKGNLSRHQRLECGVVPQFVCNLCSKKFKHSHHLLKHLTCYHKFYDGGYQNPDFIS; via the coding sequence atgtggTGCCATATTGCTCTGCAGATCTACCAAGATTTGTCAAATCCTTACcacacagaatcactgctgtattgcatttCAAAGGTGCACCAAAACGCTATTAAGCAGATAATCAGAAtgtcttggctcatcagtgtaagtgaCCAAGTGGGAGGTTTCTTTTTTCTGTCGCAATATGCAGCTCTCTATGTAGTGCTGGTCAGCGTGTATTCTGAAATCACtgttaatttttcaggtacatttttTTGCAGTCGTTGTGGCCGCTCATACTCATCAAAGGGTAATTTGTCAAGACATCAACGATTGGAGTGTGGCGTTGTTCCGCAGTTTGTTTGCAATTTGTGTAGTAAGAAGTTCAAGCACAGCCATCATCTGTTGAAACATCTCACATGTTATCACAAATTTTATGATGGAGGCTATCAAAACCCTGATTTTATCAgctag